A part of Aegilops tauschii subsp. strangulata cultivar AL8/78 chromosome 2, Aet v6.0, whole genome shotgun sequence genomic DNA contains:
- the LOC109740661 gene encoding receptor kinase-like protein Xa21 encodes MHTSTRPEYQSTIENSVMSTLHTNNMASPLLAILLLSSALNHFSSAATLAYSSTLTSRDALLCLKSRLRGNTQAMATWNNSASPDFCTWSGVTCTRRTGQPPLVVALDMEAEGLAGEIPPCISNLTSLVRIHLPHNQLSGHIPSELGRLSGLRYLNLSVNTLSGTIPLSLGALHNLSSLDLGSNGLSGEIPPFMKSKLTYLSLVGNSLTGAVPPSVANLSSLTYLLLAQNQLQGPIPDLGELSSLQNLDLSYNNLSGTVPPSIYNLSSLNYLGLSNNNLGGTLPSGMGNTLPNIQILMMHNNHFEGAIPASLQNASSMTIIHLGNNSLTGVIPSFGSMPNLKHVMLYSNQLEAGDWAFFSSLANCTRLQQLNLGRNNLQGDLPPNSIENLPKSLTALTLRSNNISGTIPLEIGNLSNLAMLYLDRNLFGGPIPSTLGQLSNLVVLSLSQNNFSGEIPPSVGSLHQLQELYLQENRLSGSIPASLASCENLLALNLSCNTLGGSISGDMLGKLNQLSWLLDLSHNQLAMSIPVEMGSLINLGSLNISHNNLTGRIPSTLGACVRLEALRVEGNLLQGNIPQSLANLKGIQMYDFSNNNLSGTIPEFLETFTSLQYLNMSFNNLEGPVPIGGVFANTSGIFVQGNPHLCSNGALRELPRCFALASTKNQKFFVPMMIALSALVAIALILGVFNFWLRKRYTSGERIGHSYMELKRITYGDVIKATDSLSLANVVGSGQFGTVYKGWFDAEDGTVAVKVFKLNQHGALHSFIAECKALQHIRHRNLVKVITACSTYDLVGNEFRALVFEYMANGSLEDRLHNHQCGALSLGAVICISVDIACALEYLHNQCIPPVVHCDLKPSNILFNNDDTARVCDFGLAKLIHGCSSGGQSGTTSIVGPRGSIGYIPPEYGMGSEISTEGDVYSYGIVLLEMLTRKRPTNEEFSDGLTLHKYVDASLSQTQDILHPGLTLETGDQRVDHIPNLQEHNTFALKDICALRLLRLGLLCSAESPKDRPAMHDVYGEVTEVKEAYFSIDN; translated from the exons ATGCATACGTCTACCAGGCCAGAGTACCAAAGCACAATAGAAAATTCAGTGATGTCCACATTACACACCAACAACATGGCGTCTCCTCTGTTAGCCATCCTCCTCCTGTCATCAGCTTTGAACCACTTCTCATCTGCTGCAACACTAGCCTATAGTAGCACCCTCACCAGCAGAGATGCTCTGCTCTGCCTCAAGTCCCGCCTCCGCGGCAACACACAGGCCATGGCTACGTGGAACAACAGCGCCTCACCGGATTTCTGCACTTGGTCCGGGGTCACATGCACAAGGAGGACAGGGCAACCACCCCTTGTGGTGGCCTTGGATATGGAGGCGGAAGGACTCGCCGGTGAGATCCCTCCATGCATCTCCAACCTCACTTCTCTGGTAAGAATACACTTGCCTCACAACCAGCTCTCCGGCCATATCCCGTCGGAACTTGGTCGGCTCTCTGGACTCAGGTACCTCAACCTCAGCGTGAACACGCTCAGCGGCACCATCCCTCTCAGTCTTGGTGCGCTTCACAACCTTTCTTCTCTAGACTTGGGTAGCAATGGACTATCCGGTGAAATTCCACCTTTCATGAAGTCAAAGCTCACATACCTAAGTCTAGTCGGAAACAGCCTTACCGGAGCCGTGCCGCCATCGGTAGCAAATCTCTCATCCCTTACATACCTCTTGCTTGCGCAAAACCAGTTGCAAGGACCCATTCCTGATTTGGGTGAACTGTCAAGCCTACAAAACCTTGATCTCTCCTACAACAATCTATCAGGGACAGTACCGCCCTCCATTTACAATTTGTCCTCATTAAACTACCTTGGGTTGTCCAACAATAATCTTGGAGGAACACTACCTTCTGGTATGGGCAACACACTTCCTAACATCCAAATACTGATGATGCATAATAATCATTTTGAGGGGGCTATCCCAGCCTCGCTGCAGAATGCCTCCAGCATGACGATTATCCATCTAGGCAACAACTCTTTGACTGGGGTGATTCCTTCTTTTGGCTCCATGCCAAACTTGAAGCATGTAATGTTGTACTCAAATCAGCTAGAAGCCGGGGACTGGGCATTCTTCTCCTCCTTAGCAAATTGTACACGTTTGCAGCAACTGAACTTGGGTAGAAACAACCTTCAAGGAGATTTACCACCGAATTCCATAGAGAATCTGCCCAAAAGCTTGACCGCTCTAACTCTTCGGTCAAACAACATCTCTGGCACCATTCCCTTGGAGATTGGAAACTTGTCTAATCTTGCCATGCTCTATCTTGATAGAAATCTTTTCGGTGGGCCTATACCTTCTACCCTTGGTCAACTAAGCAATCTTGTCGTGCTTAGCCTATCACAGAACAATTTTTCTGGGGAAATACCTCCTTCCGTTGGAAGCCTACACCAGCTGCAAGAGCTCTATTTGCAAGAAAATCGATTGAGTGGAAGCATACCTGCAAGTCTAGCCAGCTGTGAGAACTTACTTGCATTAAACCTTTCATGTAATACCCTTGGTGGAAGCATAAGTGGAGACATGTTGGGCAAGTTGAATCAGTTGAGTTGGCTACTTGATTTATCACACAACCAACTCGCAATGTCCATACCAGTAGAGATGGGTAGCTTGATAAACCTTGGTTCCTTGAACATCTCCCACAACAATCTCACGGGAAGAATACCGTCCACACTCGGTGCTTGTGTCCGATTGGAAGCGCTTCGTGTAGAAGGGAACCTCCTGCAAGGAAACATCCCACAATCGCTAGCAAACCTGAAAGGCATCCAAATGTATGATTTCTCCAACAACAACCTATCTGGTACAATTCCAGAGTTCCTCGAGACCTTCACCTCGTTGCAGTATCTGAATATGTCCTTCAACAACTTGGAAGGACCAGTCCCCATAGGTGGAGTGTTTGCTAACACAAGTGGTATTTTTGTCCAAGGAAATCCACACCTTTGTTCAAATGGTGCATTAAGAGAGCTTCCTAGATGCTTTGCTTTGGCATCCACAAAAAATCAAAAGTTTTTTGTTCCTATGATGATAGCTCTGTCAGCTCTTGTCGCAATTGCTTTAATCTTGGGGGTGTTCAATTTTTGGTTGAGAAAGAGATACACATCCGGTGAGAGAATTGGCCATTCATACATGGAGTTGAAAAGGATAACATATGGTGACGTAATCAAAGCAACAGATAGTCTTTCTCTAGCCAATGTAGTCGGCTCCGGGCAATTTGGGACTGTCTACAAAGGTTGGTTCGACGCGGAAGATGGTACGGTTGCTGTTAAAGTCTTCAAGCTCAATCAGCATGGTGCATTGCATAGCTTCATTGCTGAGTGCAAAGCTTTGCAACACATCCGCCATCGGAATCTCGTGAAGGTGATAACTGCATGCTCAACTTATGACCTAGTGGGAAATGAGTTCAGGGCTCTAGTCTTTGAGTATATGGCCAACGGGAGCCTTGAAGACCGACTTCACAACCACCAGTGTGGTGCTTTGAGTTTAGGCGCAGTGATCTGTATATCAGTTGACATTGCTTGTGCTCTTGAATACCTACATAACCAGTGCATCCCACCGGTTGTTCACTGCGATCTAAAACCAAGCAACATACTTTTCAACAATGATGATACTGCACGTGTCTGCGACTTTGGTCTGGCAAAGCTAATTCATGGATGTTCGTCTGGAGGGCAGAGCGGCACAACAAGCATAGTTGGACCAAGGGGATCTATTGGGTACATACCTCCTG AGTATGGCATGGGCAGTGAAATCTCAACTGAGGGTGACGTCTACAGCTATGGCATTGTTCTTTTGGAAATGCTTACACGGAAACGGCCTACCAATGAAGAGTTCAGTGATGGCTTGACGCTCCACAAGTATGTAGATGCATCACTTTCACAAACCCAAGACATTCTTCACCCCGGTCTTACTTTAGAGACGGGAGATCAGCGTGTCGATCATATCCCAAACTTGCAAGAGCACAACACATTTGCACTGAAGGATATATGTGCTCTCCGGCTCCTTAGACTTGGCTTATTATGCTCTGCGGAATCACCGAAGGATCGCCCAGCGATGCATGATGTCTACGGCGAAGTAACTGAAGTAAAAGAGGCATATTTCTCTATTGACAACTGA